From the Anabaena cylindrica PCC 7122 genome, the window ATTTTTGTTATGACCAAGATGGAGTAGCTCGGATTTTTCTCAGTCGTCTTGTATCTCTCAAAGAAAAAATTTATGAATCCTAAACATCTAGAAAAAGTGCCTGATGACCGTAAAGCAGTTGCTCCTTATAACTTTGTAGAGATACCAGAAAAAGTAGTTGAAGCAAAACTTGAATGTAATGGTAAATTACGCGATAACAACCGCTACTATTCTGATCGGCACACTGGCAAAATTGTATGTACCTTAAAAACTGAATCACCTTTATATATTCGTTGTGCTTTAACACCTGCTGATTTTGCAGATTTTGGAGATAAACCGAACGAAGAACTAACACCAGAACAACGCAAAAAAAAGGCTGAATTCTTTCAGTATCCTTCAAAACAGTATCCCGTTTTGCCTGGTAGCAGTTTGCGTGGAATGGTGAGAACTCTAGTTGAAATTGTTAGCTTTGGCAAGATTCAAAGAGTATCAGATGCTTCAACATTTTTCTTCCGTGCGGTTGCTGCTGATAGTGACGATCCCCTAGCAGAAAGATATACAAATGCTGTTGGTAAGTTAGCTGGAAATGTCAGCGCAGGGTATCTAGAAAAAAGAGATGGTAAATGGTTCATTCGCCCAGCTATTAAAAACCACTTGGGTAAATCATTTATTCGAGTGAAAGAAGAAGATATAAAAGTTTATCTTCCTTCTCTAATCACTATGGAAAAAGCTAATTACCTACCTCAGTATCTCAAAATTAGCTATGAGGGAGTAGGAGAATCTCTAAAGATTAGTGAAAATTGTGATATTTATGAATACAAAGGCTGGCTTGTTACTAGCGGTAATATGCTAGATAACAGCAAAACAACGGAAGCGGAACGCAAACGCCTACTTCGCCGTAAGGAAGGACGTAAGTTTCACTATATAGTTTTGCAATCTGATAATTCAGCTGTTTCAATTCCAATTAGTGAAGATGCAATAAGAGATTACCGTAACGCATTGACAGACTTTCAAAAAGGAAAGCCATTTAAGCAGAATTATAAAAATACTTTCCATGAAAGTATGGGTTTTTTAAAATATTTAGACAATGAAGAACCTAGACCTGTTTTTTATTGTGAACCACAAAATCGACAGTCAACAGTAACTTTATTTGGTCAAAGTCCTAACTTTCGCATTCCCTACTCTCCCCAAAATGATGGTAAAGCCGCATCAGCAGTTGATTTTATTCCTGAAGAAGTAGGTGAATCTAAAAAAATTGATCTAGCTGATGCCATTTTTGGCTTTGTTAGGCGTAAAAACGAGAACAAAAAACAAGGTTCTGATGAAAATAAAAAAGAAAAACAGGAAAAATCTCGTG encodes:
- a CDS encoding TIGR03986 family type III CRISPR-associated RAMP protein; this encodes MNPKHLEKVPDDRKAVAPYNFVEIPEKVVEAKLECNGKLRDNNRYYSDRHTGKIVCTLKTESPLYIRCALTPADFADFGDKPNEELTPEQRKKKAEFFQYPSKQYPVLPGSSLRGMVRTLVEIVSFGKIQRVSDASTFFFRAVAADSDDPLAERYTNAVGKLAGNVSAGYLEKRDGKWFIRPAIKNHLGKSFIRVKEEDIKVYLPSLITMEKANYLPQYLKISYEGVGESLKISENCDIYEYKGWLVTSGNMLDNSKTTEAERKRLLRRKEGRKFHYIVLQSDNSAVSIPISEDAIRDYRNALTDFQKGKPFKQNYKNTFHESMGFLKYLDNEEPRPVFYCEPQNRQSTVTLFGQSPNFRIPYSPQNDGKAASAVDFIPEEVGESKKIDLADAIFGFVRRKNENKKQGSDENKKEKQEKSRAGRIFFSDAQYKSEENGIWLTDDTITPQILATPKSTTFQHYLVQKSHEKKSLKHYASQPNQETVIRGHKLYWHKGNIGIDRIKTKASEAEIKDKQSQYTEIKPIQSGVSFEFTIYFENLSDVELGALLWVLTLSVKDVKKLQLLSLDGKEKYRLSLGMGKSLGMGAVMIEKYELSLNERYRNEPKQRYTQLFDDSNWLSGDRPATYDEHKECIQKFEEYVTTRISEADFRQDYPDKQDYEKLKLKDVPRIKMLLTMLRWDIFPPVNRTRYMEIERDITTNDYICQPVKEDDKTVNEYKCRLILPTPFQVMDMSDNGRHQTLNLDNLKSSRQNEITKSKASQEFQVGQVLEAKVVKISVIKVTYEFLEGVKRTTEEHKKAKYLQEGQMVKVKITALRDNGEIKNIQLLD